The Candidatus Acetothermia bacterium genome contains a region encoding:
- a CDS encoding S-layer homology domain-containing protein produces MAMRRIVFVVLGLGVLSVWGLTPGLADGGGGGVFVDVPTSHPAYTAIRDLVQRGIIVIGAGGEFQGNQPLLRYDAAQWLYRAVKNVEGTRPTADLAAQISALDARLKTVSADVARQGTDVQGLRTEVASVRQGLQSVQSQAGGEVARQAQLGFVLGVTGVVLSLAAVAIALFW; encoded by the coding sequence ATGGCGATGAGGCGGATCGTGTTCGTGGTGTTGGGGCTCGGGGTGCTCTCGGTGTGGGGGCTCACCCCGGGGTTGGCCGACGGCGGTGGGGGTGGGGTGTTCGTGGACGTGCCCACCTCCCATCCGGCGTACACGGCGATCCGGGACCTGGTGCAGCGGGGGATCATCGTGATCGGGGCCGGGGGCGAGTTCCAGGGGAACCAGCCGCTCCTCCGGTACGACGCGGCCCAGTGGCTGTACCGGGCGGTGAAGAACGTGGAGGGGACGCGGCCCACCGCGGACCTCGCGGCGCAGATCAGCGCCCTCGACGCCCGTCTCAAGACGGTGTCCGCGGACGTGGCCCGGCAGGGGACGGACGTGCAGGGGCTGCGGACCGAGGTGGCGAGCGTCCGCCAGGGGCTCCAGAGCGTGCAGAGCCAAGCCGGGGGGGAGGTCGCCCGTCAGGCCCAGCTCGGGTTCGTGCTCGGGGTGACCGGGGTGGTGCTGAGCCTGGCCGCGGTGGCGATCGCCCTGTTCTGGTGA
- a CDS encoding bifunctional phosphoglucose/phosphomannose isomerase produces MARERSEGMSWPELYALDRAGMLAALARFPDQCREGFALGERVPVDSLAGFSRVVALGMGGSGIAGDLLAHLLSVEVIPVRTYTLPRWVGEESLLLALSYSGDTEETLSAFADGLGRTRRALAVTSGGALGRLCTEKGIPWVRIPGGHQPRAALGYLLFPLLAVFRGLGTFREDLAETLSILDEQARALGPASPGNPAQELALLLHGRVPLVCGAGPAAVRWKTQVNENAKQPAFWAELPELCHNEIVGWELAGKVFPNGVVVFLRSRHDHPRVQARIEILKEVLDRRGLPYLEVQGQGEGALAQTFSLLYLGDWASVYLALLNGADPTPVRPILELKERLAGWEPGRASGTGPDLNVGDEPRRYGPLPPLMGEGQGEGEWARVATALHGRRRRGEEEV; encoded by the coding sequence ATGGCACGGGAGAGAAGCGAAGGAATGTCGTGGCCGGAGCTGTACGCCCTCGACCGGGCGGGGATGCTCGCCGCGCTCGCCCGGTTTCCCGACCAGTGCCGGGAGGGATTTGCCCTCGGGGAACGGGTCCCGGTCGATTCCCTGGCCGGGTTCTCCCGCGTGGTGGCCCTGGGCATGGGCGGCTCCGGGATCGCCGGGGACCTCCTCGCCCACCTGCTTTCGGTGGAGGTGATCCCGGTGCGCACGTACACCCTGCCCCGCTGGGTGGGGGAGGAGAGCCTTCTCCTTGCCCTCTCCTACTCCGGTGACACCGAGGAGACCTTGTCCGCGTTCGCGGACGGGCTCGGCCGCACCCGGCGGGCCCTCGCCGTCACCTCGGGCGGGGCGCTGGGGCGGCTCTGCACCGAGAAGGGGATCCCGTGGGTCCGGATCCCGGGCGGCCACCAGCCCCGGGCCGCGCTGGGGTACCTCCTGTTCCCCCTCCTCGCCGTGTTCCGCGGCCTCGGGACGTTCCGGGAGGACCTCGCCGAAACCTTGAGCATCCTGGACGAACAAGCCCGGGCGCTCGGGCCGGCCTCCCCGGGGAACCCGGCCCAGGAGCTGGCGCTCCTCCTCCACGGCCGGGTCCCCCTCGTCTGCGGGGCCGGTCCGGCCGCGGTCCGCTGGAAGACCCAGGTCAACGAAAACGCCAAGCAACCTGCATTTTGGGCCGAGCTTCCCGAGCTCTGCCACAACGAGATCGTGGGCTGGGAGCTCGCGGGGAAGGTCTTCCCGAACGGGGTGGTGGTGTTCCTGCGCTCGCGCCACGACCACCCGCGGGTTCAGGCCCGGATCGAGATCCTCAAGGAGGTCCTGGACCGCCGGGGCCTCCCCTACCTCGAGGTCCAGGGGCAAGGCGAAGGCGCCCTCGCCCAGACGTTCTCCCTCCTCTACCTCGGGGACTGGGCCAGCGTCTACCTCGCCCTCCTCAACGGGGCCGACCCGACCCCGGTCCGCCCGATCCTGGAGCTCAAGGAGAGACTGGCGGGATGGGAACCTGGACGGGCGTCGGGCACAGGGCCCGACCTCAACGTCGGGGATGAACCCCGACGCTACGGTCCGTTGCCCCCCTTGATGGGGGAGGGGCAGGGAGAGGGAGAATGGGCACGCGTAGCGACGGCCCTTCATGGGCGACGTCGGAGGGGTGAAGAGGAGGTCTAG
- a CDS encoding NAD(P)/FAD-dependent oxidoreductase — protein MERYDVLVVGGGPAGAIAARAAARAGARVLLLERSPHRPARCTGLVSPATADALGIPGHLVLRAIRGVRVHAPGGGALELVSPAVKGLVLDRAGLDRWLLARAADAGAAVRPGVAALGLADRVLRTTAGPVAFEVLVGADGARSAVARWLALPPPAELLVGVQAVVRAELAGDHVEVQPGSGAPGLFAWAVPAEDGLVRVGLATTDGRAAPALLARFLAARFPGAEVVAHASGLIPIGPPPRTAINRAFLVGDAAGQVKPLSGGGLAFIARCAPLAGEAAAQGPAALPGYDARWRAALGEEIAFGLRARRVLLRLSDRDLDRLIPALDRPELRRVVAEAGDIDRPSRLLRAVLARPALWGSLLPAVDALGGWARVRGLLADLPPAPSHR, from the coding sequence ATGGAACGGTACGACGTACTCGTGGTCGGGGGAGGGCCGGCCGGGGCGATCGCCGCCCGGGCCGCCGCCCGGGCCGGGGCCCGCGTCCTCCTCCTTGAGCGGTCCCCCCACCGCCCCGCCCGCTGCACCGGCCTTGTCAGCCCGGCCACGGCCGACGCCCTGGGGATCCCCGGCCACCTCGTGCTGCGGGCGATCCGCGGCGTGCGCGTCCACGCCCCGGGCGGAGGCGCCCTGGAGCTCGTCTCCCCTGCGGTCAAGGGCCTCGTCCTCGATCGGGCTGGCCTCGACCGGTGGCTCCTCGCCCGCGCCGCCGACGCCGGTGCCGCGGTGCGGCCGGGGGTGGCCGCACTCGGGCTCGCCGATCGCGTCCTCCGCACCACCGCCGGTCCGGTGGCGTTCGAGGTCCTGGTCGGCGCGGATGGGGCGCGGAGCGCCGTCGCCCGGTGGCTGGCGCTCCCGCCGCCGGCGGAGCTCCTGGTCGGGGTCCAGGCGGTGGTGCGGGCGGAGCTCGCCGGGGATCACGTGGAGGTGCAGCCGGGGAGCGGGGCCCCGGGCCTGTTCGCGTGGGCCGTGCCCGCCGAAGACGGCCTGGTCCGGGTCGGCCTGGCCACGACCGACGGCCGCGCCGCCCCCGCCCTCCTCGCCCGGTTCCTCGCCGCCCGGTTCCCGGGGGCGGAGGTGGTGGCCCACGCGAGCGGCCTCATCCCCATCGGCCCCCCGCCGCGTACGGCCATAAACCGGGCCTTCCTCGTCGGCGACGCCGCCGGCCAGGTGAAGCCCTTGTCGGGAGGTGGGCTCGCGTTCATCGCCCGCTGCGCCCCCCTCGCCGGCGAGGCCGCGGCCCAGGGGCCCGCTGCCCTCCCCGGCTACGACGCCCGCTGGCGGGCCGCCCTCGGGGAGGAGATCGCGTTCGGCCTCCGCGCCCGGCGGGTCCTCCTCCGCCTTTCGGATCGTGACCTGGACCGGCTGATCCCCGCCCTCGACCGGCCGGAGCTGCGGCGGGTCGTGGCCGAGGCCGGGGACATCGACCGCCCATCCCGCCTCCTGCGGGCGGTCCTCGCCCGGCCTGCCCTGTGGGGGTCGCTCCTCCCGGCGGTCGATGCCCTCGGGGGCTGGGCCCGGGTGCGGGGCCTTCTCGCCGATTTGCCCCCCGCTCCCTCCCACCGCTAG
- the secA gene encoding preprotein translocase subunit SecA: MLSFRQALDVLFGQTNDQKLRRLLPMVEQVGAWADRARALSDGELRAKTDEFRERLASGETADDLLPEAFAVVREAAQRTIGLRPYDVQVLGGIVLHQRRIAEMKTGEGKTLVATMPAYLNALVGKVHIVTVNDYLAKRDRYWMGPVYESLGLSVGLLQEDMGPEERRAAYACDITYGTNAQFGFDYLRDHMVLSRSQKVQGPLDYAIVDEIDYILIDEARTPLIISGPTAETARFYREFARIAKLFRPGEDFEVDEERKRLSLTDQGWQKAEKILKFDNIADPRATTARYYLETALRARTFFHRDRDYIVKDGRVIIVDEFTGRLMPDRRYSGGLHQAIEAKENLPIQRESQTLAQITLQHYFRLYRGLAGMTGTAKTEEQEFKEIYGLDVVQIPTNRPLIREQLPDVIYRTREGKFRAVADAVERLYKEGRPVLIGTTSIEDSEYLSLILKRRNLPHQVLNAKHHEREAQIVAQAGRLGAITIATNMAGRGTDILLGGNPEYRARGECDPAEEPERYRELLARYRAEAEEERRKIVTPVEPDSSAGKRALDLIRQWCRETGRPFRPEGWRGELYQGGLMVLGCQRHEARRIDDQLAGRAGRQGDPGSSQFFLSLEDDLLRIFGGERLGALMDRLGIKEGEAITHDLLTRAIRRAQKRVEERNFEIRKRLLEYDEIMARQREAIYALRERFLIPEDGEARNDEDLRTYLTEMLGEYAEVLADRYLRPPQSPDEWDREGLLRELGQICAPPPAAADLDGRKPEDVAARVEELLLAQLDRQWRRLSPHFPLVVRMVLLRTVDENWRQHLLELDDLREGIGLRAYGGTDPLVEFKREAHRLFQEMLLRSEEEALRFLLSPRLAIREPAGAPRAATASAPTAADRAARTSTTAPRPTAAGKVGRNDPCPCGSGKKYKHCCGRKG, from the coding sequence ATGCTGTCCTTCCGCCAGGCCCTCGACGTCCTGTTCGGCCAGACCAACGACCAGAAGCTGCGCCGCCTCTTGCCCATGGTCGAGCAGGTGGGCGCGTGGGCCGATCGGGCCCGGGCCCTGTCCGACGGGGAGCTCCGCGCCAAGACCGACGAGTTCCGGGAGCGCCTCGCTTCCGGGGAAACGGCCGACGACCTCCTCCCCGAGGCGTTCGCCGTGGTGCGGGAGGCGGCCCAGCGGACGATCGGCCTTCGCCCCTACGACGTCCAGGTGCTGGGGGGGATCGTCCTCCACCAGCGGCGGATCGCGGAGATGAAGACGGGCGAAGGGAAGACCCTCGTCGCCACGATGCCCGCCTACCTCAACGCCCTCGTCGGCAAGGTCCACATCGTCACCGTGAACGACTACTTGGCCAAGCGCGACCGCTACTGGATGGGCCCGGTCTACGAGTCCCTTGGCCTTTCCGTGGGGCTCCTCCAGGAGGACATGGGCCCGGAGGAGCGCAGGGCCGCCTACGCCTGCGACATCACCTACGGCACCAACGCCCAGTTCGGGTTCGACTACCTGCGCGACCACATGGTCCTGTCCCGCAGCCAGAAGGTGCAGGGCCCCCTCGACTACGCGATCGTGGACGAGATCGACTACATCTTGATCGACGAGGCGAGGACCCCGCTCATCATCTCCGGCCCCACCGCGGAGACGGCCCGCTTCTACCGGGAGTTCGCCCGCATCGCCAAGCTCTTCCGCCCCGGGGAGGACTTCGAGGTGGACGAGGAACGGAAGCGCCTGTCCCTCACCGACCAAGGGTGGCAGAAGGCCGAGAAGATCCTCAAGTTCGACAACATCGCCGACCCCCGCGCCACCACCGCCCGCTACTACCTGGAGACGGCCCTCCGGGCGCGCACGTTCTTCCATCGCGACCGGGACTACATCGTCAAGGACGGCCGGGTGATCATCGTCGACGAGTTCACCGGCCGCCTCATGCCCGACCGCCGCTACTCGGGCGGCCTCCACCAGGCGATCGAGGCCAAGGAGAACCTCCCCATCCAGCGGGAGAGCCAGACCTTGGCCCAGATCACGCTCCAACACTACTTTCGCCTCTACCGGGGCCTGGCGGGGATGACCGGCACCGCCAAGACGGAAGAACAGGAGTTCAAGGAGATCTACGGCCTCGATGTGGTCCAGATCCCCACCAACCGCCCCCTCATCCGGGAGCAGCTCCCGGACGTGATCTACCGGACGCGCGAGGGCAAGTTCCGCGCGGTGGCGGACGCGGTGGAGAGGCTGTACAAGGAGGGCCGCCCGGTGTTGATCGGCACCACCTCGATCGAGGACTCCGAGTACCTCTCGCTGATCCTCAAGCGGCGGAACCTCCCCCACCAGGTCCTGAACGCCAAGCACCACGAGCGGGAGGCCCAGATCGTGGCCCAGGCCGGGCGCCTGGGGGCGATCACCATCGCCACCAACATGGCCGGCCGCGGCACGGACATCCTCCTCGGTGGGAACCCGGAGTACCGGGCCCGCGGGGAGTGCGACCCGGCGGAGGAGCCGGAGCGGTACCGGGAGCTCCTGGCGCGGTACCGGGCCGAGGCCGAGGAAGAGCGACGGAAGATCGTGACCCCGGTCGAGCCCGATTCTTCTGCCGGGAAGCGGGCCCTCGACCTCATCCGCCAGTGGTGCCGGGAGACGGGCCGGCCGTTCCGGCCCGAGGGGTGGCGGGGGGAGCTCTACCAGGGGGGGCTGATGGTCCTCGGCTGCCAACGCCACGAGGCGCGGCGGATCGACGACCAGCTCGCCGGGCGTGCCGGCCGCCAGGGCGATCCCGGCTCGTCCCAGTTCTTCCTGTCCCTGGAGGACGACCTCCTTAGGATCTTCGGCGGGGAGCGCCTGGGGGCGTTGATGGACCGCCTGGGGATCAAAGAAGGGGAGGCGATCACCCACGACCTCCTCACCCGCGCCATCCGCCGGGCCCAAAAACGGGTCGAGGAGCGGAACTTCGAGATCAGAAAAAGGCTCCTCGAGTACGACGAGATCATGGCCCGCCAGCGGGAGGCGATCTACGCCCTGCGGGAGCGGTTCCTCATCCCCGAGGACGGGGAGGCGCGGAACGACGAGGACCTGCGGACCTACCTCACGGAGATGCTCGGCGAGTACGCCGAGGTGCTCGCCGACCGGTACCTGCGCCCGCCCCAGTCCCCGGACGAGTGGGACCGGGAGGGGCTCCTCCGCGAGCTCGGCCAGATCTGCGCGCCGCCCCCGGCAGCCGCTGACCTCGACGGGCGCAAGCCCGAGGACGTGGCCGCCCGGGTGGAGGAACTGCTCCTTGCCCAGCTCGACCGCCAGTGGAGGCGCCTCTCCCCCCATTTCCCCCTTGTGGTGCGGATGGTCCTCCTGCGCACGGTGGACGAGAACTGGCGCCAGCACCTCCTCGAGCTCGATGACCTGCGGGAGGGGATCGGCCTTCGCGCCTATGGGGGCACCGACCCCCTGGTGGAGTTCAAGCGGGAGGCCCACCGCCTGTTCCAGGAGATGCTCCTCCGCAGCGAGGAGGAAGCCCTGCGGTTCCTGCTCTCGCCGCGGCTGGCGATCCGTGAGCCGGCCGGCGCCCCGCGGGCGGCCACGGCCTCCGCCCCTACGGCGGCCGACCGGGCGGCGCGCACGAGCACCACCGCCCCTCGCCCCACCGCCGCGGGCAAGGTCGGCCGCAACGACCCCTGCCCGTGCGGCTCGGGGAAGAAGTACAAGCACTGCTGCGGCCGCAAGGGTTGA
- a CDS encoding nucleotide exchange factor GrpE codes for MTGDPNERQLSGELPVRDEASRLRADLLRLAADFDNYRKEVAREREALASRAVDEALLAFLPVCDALERALAAFRQDGDAQALGEGLGRVSALAEEVLRRLGCEPIPSVGRKFDPAYHEVLSAQVSDEERYVILEEFERGFVRNGRVLRPAKVKVSLGREGGDGDGDEGKGDRH; via the coding sequence ATGACCGGCGATCCAAACGAGCGGCAGCTGAGCGGCGAGCTCCCCGTCCGCGACGAAGCTTCCCGGCTGCGGGCGGACCTCCTGCGCCTTGCCGCCGACTTCGACAACTACCGGAAAGAGGTGGCCCGCGAGCGGGAGGCGCTTGCTTCCCGGGCCGTGGACGAGGCGCTCCTCGCGTTCCTCCCGGTCTGCGACGCCCTGGAGCGGGCCCTGGCCGCGTTCCGTCAGGATGGGGACGCTCAGGCGCTCGGGGAGGGGCTCGGGCGGGTGTCCGCCCTGGCCGAGGAGGTGCTCCGCCGCCTGGGATGTGAGCCCATCCCCTCGGTGGGCCGAAAGTTCGACCCGGCCTACCACGAGGTGCTCTCGGCCCAAGTATCCGATGAGGAGCGGTACGTGATCCTGGAAGAGTTCGAGCGAGGCTTCGTCAGGAACGGCCGGGTGTTGCGCCCGGCCAAGGTGAAGGTCAGCTTGGGCAGGGAAGGGGGTGATGGAGATGGAGACGAAGGAAAAGGTGATCGGCATTGA
- the dnaK gene encoding molecular chaperone DnaK, whose protein sequence is METKEKVIGIDLGTTNSCAALVRGGRPEVLLNAEGERITPSAVAFTDTGEVLVGQLAKRQAILNPTRTVLSIKRKMGTDHRVRITVDRETREYTPEQISAFILQKIERDAEELLGTKIERAVITVPAYFNNLQRQATKDAGKIAGLEVLRIINEPTAAALAYGLDKQGEQKILVYDLGGGTFDVSILDIGEGVFEVVATDGDTQLGGDDFDRRIMDWLVDEFRQETGIDLRGDPSAMQRLRDAAEQAKKELSGRMEARISLPYIAADARGPKHLERTLTRSKLEAMIEDLLLRTMKIVDAALAAAKLTPKDIDQVVLVGGSTRIPKVQELVADKFTRGKINKDINPDEVVALGAAIQAAVLCGEMQSLVLLDVTPLTLSIETLGGVATPIIERNTTIPVERTRTFTTAEDFQTQVEIHVVQGERKMAADNKSLGRFQLTGLPPAPRGVPQIDVTFAIDADGILNVTAKDKATGKSASIVIKETSRLSEAEIERMRKEAEEHAEEDRKRLEEVEARNQADALIYSVEKALSELGDKVPQAKRAEVEAAIRGLREKLDGRGDAAAIRVAMEDLKKAAGEVAAEAYRQAASPGGGGQEPGKGEYIRYDKE, encoded by the coding sequence ATGGAGACGAAGGAAAAGGTGATCGGCATTGACCTCGGCACCACCAACTCTTGTGCGGCTCTCGTGCGGGGAGGGCGGCCCGAAGTCCTTCTCAACGCGGAAGGAGAACGGATAACCCCCTCCGCCGTGGCGTTTACCGACACGGGCGAGGTCCTGGTGGGGCAACTGGCCAAACGGCAGGCGATCCTGAACCCGACCCGTACCGTGCTCTCCATCAAGCGCAAGATGGGCACGGACCATCGGGTCCGGATCACGGTGGACCGGGAGACCCGGGAGTACACCCCGGAGCAGATCTCCGCGTTCATCCTGCAGAAGATCGAGCGGGATGCGGAGGAGCTCCTGGGCACGAAGATCGAGAGGGCGGTGATCACCGTCCCCGCCTACTTCAACAACCTCCAGCGCCAGGCCACGAAAGACGCGGGCAAGATCGCGGGGCTGGAGGTGCTCCGGATCATCAACGAGCCCACCGCCGCCGCCTTGGCTTACGGCCTGGACAAGCAAGGGGAGCAGAAGATCCTGGTCTATGACCTCGGGGGCGGGACGTTCGACGTGTCCATCCTCGACATCGGGGAGGGGGTGTTCGAGGTGGTGGCCACCGACGGGGACACCCAGCTCGGCGGCGACGACTTCGACCGCCGCATCATGGACTGGCTGGTCGACGAGTTCAGACAGGAGACGGGGATCGACCTGCGCGGGGACCCTTCGGCGATGCAACGGCTGCGGGATGCGGCCGAGCAGGCGAAGAAGGAGCTCTCCGGCCGCATGGAGGCCAGGATTTCGCTCCCGTACATCGCCGCCGACGCGCGCGGCCCCAAGCACCTCGAGCGGACCCTGACCCGCTCCAAGCTCGAGGCGATGATCGAGGACCTGCTCCTCAGGACGATGAAGATCGTGGACGCCGCATTGGCCGCGGCCAAGCTCACCCCGAAGGACATCGATCAGGTGGTGCTGGTGGGCGGGTCCACCCGCATCCCCAAGGTCCAGGAACTGGTGGCGGACAAGTTCACCCGGGGCAAGATCAACAAGGACATCAACCCCGACGAGGTGGTGGCGTTGGGCGCGGCGATCCAGGCCGCGGTCCTCTGTGGGGAGATGCAGTCCCTCGTGCTCCTGGACGTGACCCCGCTGACCCTATCCATCGAGACCCTGGGCGGGGTGGCGACCCCGATCATCGAGCGGAACACGACCATCCCCGTGGAGCGCACCCGCACGTTCACCACCGCCGAGGACTTCCAGACCCAGGTGGAGATCCACGTCGTCCAGGGGGAGCGGAAGATGGCCGCGGACAACAAGTCCCTGGGCCGGTTCCAGCTCACCGGCCTCCCTCCCGCCCCGCGGGGGGTACCCCAGATCGACGTCACGTTCGCCATCGACGCCGACGGCATCCTCAACGTGACGGCCAAGGACAAGGCCACCGGGAAGTCGGCATCGATCGTGATCAAGGAGACGTCGCGGCTCTCGGAGGCGGAGATCGAGCGGATGCGGAAAGAAGCGGAGGAGCACGCGGAAGAAGACCGGAAGCGCCTCGAGGAGGTGGAGGCCCGCAACCAGGCCGACGCCCTGATCTATTCGGTGGAGAAGGCCCTCTCGGAGCTCGGGGACAAGGTCCCTCAGGCCAAGCGGGCCGAGGTGGAGGCGGCGATCCGCGGGCTCAGGGAAAAGCTGGATGGCCGCGGCGATGCGGCGGCGATCCGGGTGGCGATGGAGGACCTGAAGAAGGCCGCCGGCGAGGTGGCCGCCGAGGCGTACCGCCAGGCGGCCAGCCCCGGCGGCGGGGGGCAAGAGCCGGGGAAGGGCGAGTACATCCGCTACGATAAGGAGTAG